The following proteins come from a genomic window of Paenibacillus swuensis:
- a CDS encoding carbohydrate-binding protein, whose amino-acid sequence MKKTWLVFTLLITLLASVLPLTASAQSVAWKGNQSYYPLGTNYAWYDYGNDFSNASFNANWNTIKTQIDDMAAKGVKTVRWWVFAGMMSAPNFSGSGLGSTVTGLPDGWVQNMVTATDYLHSKGMKAYYCFVAHDMDMAWNQWSNHEDIVSNTTVQNSYFNNAIKPIVQALGNHDGIMGWDIINEPEWMVRDEDGGGAGNTQAQPQARTAFTLGQLRTFIKNNVDFIRPYVTQPISVGSASAKWVGKEYNFYSGLGLDFYDFHWYDWYTPYFDPTVTPASSLGLDKPVIIGEIFANPAAQYTGTTTPKNHYSIGEKIYLNGYAGYLVWTWNDQNSVQVAKDHVAPHLNNLMNQYAEMGRVTSNSISYEAEHATVSGSYTLHPNEAGYEAYSARGCVSLWNAPNTAVRYGVNATSTRNHSLQVHYANGDSTAKVMDLYVNNTKVNTLTFNATGSWGTVGSVNVTVGLQAGANTIELKRSGTHSLNFNMDKIVLQ is encoded by the coding sequence ATGAAAAAGACGTGGCTTGTGTTCACCCTGCTAATCACTCTACTTGCAAGCGTGCTGCCCCTCACGGCGAGTGCGCAAAGTGTCGCTTGGAAAGGCAATCAAAGCTACTACCCGCTGGGCACCAACTATGCCTGGTATGATTACGGCAATGATTTCTCCAACGCCAGCTTCAATGCCAACTGGAACACGATCAAGACTCAAATTGACGATATGGCAGCCAAGGGTGTCAAAACAGTTCGATGGTGGGTATTCGCCGGGATGATGTCCGCGCCTAACTTCTCCGGAAGCGGGCTGGGCAGCACGGTGACCGGATTGCCTGACGGCTGGGTTCAGAACATGGTGACAGCTACCGACTACCTGCATTCCAAGGGGATGAAAGCCTACTATTGCTTCGTGGCGCATGACATGGATATGGCGTGGAACCAATGGTCGAATCATGAGGATATTGTTTCCAATACGACGGTTCAGAACAGCTATTTCAACAACGCCATCAAACCGATTGTCCAAGCCCTGGGTAATCACGACGGAATTATGGGGTGGGATATTATCAACGAGCCCGAATGGATGGTTCGCGATGAAGACGGCGGCGGCGCCGGAAACACGCAGGCTCAACCGCAAGCGAGAACCGCGTTTACGCTGGGCCAGCTTCGTACCTTTATCAAAAACAACGTCGATTTCATCCGCCCGTATGTGACGCAGCCGATCAGCGTGGGAAGCGCGTCCGCGAAATGGGTAGGCAAAGAGTACAACTTCTACAGCGGTTTGGGTCTGGATTTTTACGACTTCCATTGGTATGACTGGTACACGCCTTATTTTGACCCGACGGTTACGCCTGCCAGCAGTCTCGGTTTGGATAAGCCTGTGATTATCGGAGAGATTTTTGCCAATCCTGCCGCGCAATATACGGGCACGACCACACCTAAGAATCATTACTCTATCGGGGAAAAAATCTACCTAAACGGCTACGCGGGATACCTGGTATGGACGTGGAATGACCAGAACAGCGTTCAGGTTGCCAAGGATCACGTGGCGCCGCACTTGAACAATCTGATGAACCAATATGCCGAAATGGGCAGAGTTACAAGCAACAGCATCAGTTATGAGGCTGAGCATGCGACCGTTTCCGGATCGTACACGCTGCATCCGAATGAAGCCGGTTATGAAGCGTATTCCGCAAGAGGCTGCGTTTCCTTATGGAATGCTCCGAATACAGCCGTACGATATGGAGTGAATGCAACATCCACCCGTAACCACAGCCTGCAGGTTCATTATGCGAACGGGGATTCAACGGCGAAAGTTATGGATCTGTATGTCAACAATACGAAGGTCAACACGTTGACGTTCAATGCAACCGGTTCATGGGGGACCGTGGGAAGCGTCAATGTAACCGTTGGTTTGCAAGCCGGTGCGAATACCATTGAATTGAAAAGAAGCGGTACTCATTCATTAAATTTCAATATGGACAAAATCGTGCTTCAATAA